The segment CAGGCACGCGATGGAATGAAAATTTATGGGTATCTCACACTTCCCACTGGGGTTCCATCAAAAAACCTGCCAATGATGGTGTTTGTCCACGGTGGCCCCTGGATTCGCGACTCCTGGGGTTTTGACCCCACAGTCCAATGGATGGCCAATCGCGGGTATGCGGTTTTGCAAGTCAACTATCGAGGTTCTTCCGGGTATGGCAAAGCCTATCTCAACACCGGCAACCGCGAATGGGGTGCCAAAATGAATACTGACCTGATTGATGGGAAAAACTGGGTGGTTAGTCAAGGGATGGCTAATCCCAAAAAGGTTGGGATTTATGGATATAGCTATGGCGGGTATGCTGTTCTGGCGGCGCTGGCTTTTACACCCGATGAATTTGCCTGTGGGATTGATCAATATGGAATTTCCGAACTTATTGAAATGATCAAATTTGATCCAGCCTACACTCAGTCCTTCCGACCTTTCTATGATCAACGAATGGGAAATATCGACACTGAACCTGAGTTTCTGAAATCCCGGTCACCACTCTATAAAGCCGACCAGATCAAGGTGCCCTTGCTGATTGCGCAAGGTACCAACGATGTCCGGGTAACCCAATTGCAAAGCGATTTGATTGCTGAGGCAATGCGGAAGAATGGGAAACCTGTTGAGTATCTACTCTTTGCGGGTGAAGGCCACGGGGGTTGGCGGCCCGAATCACGACTAAAATTCATTGCCGCTGCAGAACAATTTTTGGCGAAGTATCTTGGTGGAAGAACTCAACCCAAACCCACTGAGAACTCTCACTCAGGTGCTGCTTTTTATGAACGAATTGCTGCCAAACTATCAGCCAATCCAGAACTTGAAAAGCAGCTAGGAAAACCCGCCCCCGAAATGGATCAATTGAAATGGCTCATTGGAACCTGGGAGATCACAACCCGCGTTTTCGCCACCCAAACCACTTCCGAACGCACCGAACAAGGTCAGGGGACCGTCACGCCGTTCATGGATGGTACCTGGCTGTCCCTGGCGGATTCCTATGGCCCAAACGGTCCCGATGACCAGGGATTTATGTCCTACGATCCATTCACCAAAAAATGGATCAGCCTGGCTATCGACAAGTCAGGTATCGTCATGGTGACAATGGCTGATGGCTGGAAAGACAACCGGTTGATTTTTTGTGCGCCACCCGTTGAGATTCTGGGTGTTTCAGTTCAACTCCGCCAAATCCTGGAAAAACGGAGCGAAACAGAATACCGAATCTTGAACGAAGAACAACTACCCAACGGGGAATGGGTTCCGGTTGATGAGTACATTTATCGAAAAAAATAAACTTGGGGACTGGCGATTGGCAATCAACTTTTCAATTTCTCTTCCTCAAGCAGTGAACAAACCCGCTGATATTCATCCAGCAGCAGTTCCAGACTCCGAGGTGTCCGATCAAGCTGGCCTTCACGGGCGTTGCGCTCAATTTCACCGGCAATGACCGAGAGGCGTTTGGCGCCAACAATACCACAACTCCCTTTGAGACGATGCGCGGCTCGTTCGGCATCATCGTGATTTTGGTTGGCGATGGAATCACGCAACGTCTGAATTTGGGGAGTAGCATTGATTTGAAAAGTTTCAATTACTTCATCGAGGAAGTTTTCACCTTCATCACTGAGTTCCCGCAGATCAGCCAGTACCTTGTAGTCGAGTGATGGTTGGTCACCGTCAATCAACTGGACTTTGATGGTCGGTGGCGCCGCCGGCATCGCTTTCCTGATCCGCTCCCGCCAGCTTTGGACCACGGCTTCAAGTGATTCAAACCGAACAGGTTTTGCCACATAATCATCCATCCCGGCGGCCAGACACTGTTCCCGATCACCCTGCATGGCATTGGCCGTCATGGCGATGATTGGAATTGGATCCGGAAACGTTGATTCCGACAGTTCCCACTTTCGAATTTCACTGGTGGCTTCAAATCCATCCATCTCGGGCATCTGGCAATCCATAAACACCAAATCATACGGCAGGAGTTTGAGCGCATTGACGGCTTCCAGTCCGTTGGCCACCACGTCAGCCCGACAGCCGAGTTTTTCCAGCATTTTGACCGCGACCCGCTGGTTGACAGCGCTGTCTTCGGCAACCAGCACCCGCAACCGTTGTTCAGACAGGACCGGAGTTGTTGTGTAGTCACGAACAGAAGTCGCTTTTAAATAAGTTTGCCCCGAGTCCGCTAATTCAAACTTGCTATATCCGCCACTTGATTCAGTTTGCACGCTAAACTGGGCTGTAAAGAAAAAGGTGCTCCCTTTCCCCAGCTCACTCTTGAGCCCAATTGAACCCTCCATCATTTCAACCAGTTGTTTGGAAATCGCCAGACCCAGCCCGGTGCCACCGAATTTTCGAAAGGTGGATGATTCGGCCTGAGTAAAGACCTGGAACAAATTGGCCTGCACTTCAGGGGAAATTCCAATTCCAGTATCCATCACCTCAAATCGAAGCCGTGTTGTCAGCTTTGACGGTGCAGTTGGCAGAGGGTCTTCAACCTTTGAGACCACCACCTTCACGCTTCCAGATGAAGTGAACTTGATTGCATTGCCGATCAAGTTGATGAGAATCTGACGCAGCCGGCCAGGATCACCACGCAGGGCAGTTGGAACATCAGATTCAATCAGATATGAGCATTCCAGCCCTTTGGCATAAGCATTTTCGGCAACTAAATCCAACACATCCTCAATCGCGGTCTCCAGATCAAAATCTATGATTTCAAGGGAGAGTTTTCCAGATTCGATTTTTGAAAAATCGAGAATGTCGTTGATGATGGTCAGCAAGGCTTCGCCCGATTTGCGAATGGTTTCGGTATATTCCCGTTGCTCCGGGTTCAGTTCGGTGTCGAGCAGCAAACCAGTCATTCCAATAACACCATTCATCGGCGTGCGAATTTCGTGGCTCATACTGGCCAGAAAACTTGATTTGGCCCTGGTGGCGGCAAACGCCTCCTCTCTGGCTTCAATCAATTCGTCAATCCGGTCAAAAACCAGAATCACGCCGCCAACTTCACCCTCCGCGCGATACCAGGGATCGAGCGCCCATCGCAAATAGCTTTTTTTCCCATGATGATCAACAAACAAATATTCGGGATCAGACAGTGATTCTCCAGCTAGTGCTCGCTGATGAAATGTTTTCCACTCTTCGGGCATTGAGGGAAACACGTCATACACACATTTTCCCATCAGCGTGGTTTCATCAAACCTGGTTTCAATGACCCATTTTCGACTAAAAGCCAGAAACCGCATGTTGGTGTCAAACATGGCAATTGCCACCGGGGCATTGACGATCAAGGCTTGAAACTGTCCCTGCTCGCGTTTGAGGGTTTCAACTGCCTGCTGTCGTCCAGTGATATCGCTGCCAACCCCCAGATAGCCGGTGATGTTGCCGGCTTGATCACGAAGCGCAGTAGCCGACAACAAAGCAGGAAAGCGACTGCCATCTTTGCGGATATAAGTCCATTCGTTTTCATCCGGAATTCCCTGTTTTGCTTTTTCGACTAATACCCCAAACCCAGGTTGGACCTGACGGCCTAACTCCGCGGATAACTGCCTGGCCCGCTGCTCGATTTCGTCTGGATCATGAATCAGGACCGGCGTCATCTTGCCGACAACCTCGTCAGCCGAATATTGCAACATCTTTTCAGCCGCCGAGTTAAAGGTTTGGATGACTCCCTGGGTATCGGTTGAAATGATGGAGTAATTGGCACTATCCAGAATAGCTTTTTGCAGCGAAGACAGTTTTTGGAGTTCGCTGGTCATTGACTCAGCCAACTCAATTGCCTGTTGTCGGGACGTGGCCAGCAACCAAAAAATAATGAATAAGAGCAGGCTAATCCCAACCCCGCCAAAGATAAAAACCCCCTGATACACTTTCTCAGTGGCGCTTGGAACCGTGGCGGCTGGCCAAACCCGAACCAACCAGCGTCTTCCGGCAATCAACATCACATTTTGGATAACCTCTTTGGAACGATGGCTTTCGGTGAGTCCTGGGCCAGAAAGCGTGCTAAAGAGTAACGATTCCGAACCGCCTTCATTTTCCTCATAAATCGCAAACTCAACCGGGTTTTGAACCCCAGGAACGATACTCTGGCCGAACTCCTTCATATTCAAGGGAGCACACACCCAGCCCACCAATGCCCGGCGACGATCTTCTACCGTGACCAGAAGCGACTGACGGCGATAAACCGGCAAGAGCAGAAAAATTTTCCTTTCGGCGGTTGGTGATTGATGGATTTCCACCTGAGGGGAAATGGTAAACTGCCCGGTATCGCGAGCCTGTTCGACAGCACTTCGGCAGGTTGGATGACTCGCCAGATCAAATCCAATCAGTGAAAAATTGGTGCTGATCGGCTCCAGATAGGTCAACACATAATGCGGATCCTGGGAAGTTGGTGGCGTAACTTTGAAAAATGGAGCGCCCTCAGCTTTTGTCTGTTCAGTAAACGAGACAAGTTCACGATCTGGAACCATCTGGATCCAGCCCAGTCCGCTAATCCCCGAAAATCGTTCCAGCAACTCCAGTTCGTCAGTGTAATTCTTCCATTCCAAACGGGTTACCGACGTGCTTGAACCCACAAACGCTGAGGCCCCATTCAGCAAATGTTCATGGACCAGTAACTGGTTGTTCAACAGTCTCTGGGTCCATCCAGCATCTCGGGAAAATTGCGCCAGCCGGGCACTTTTAGACGTTTGCGAAATTGTCAGCCAACCAAATGAGATCAACAAGCACACCAGGATCAAAGCACCCCAGCCAGGTAAACCTGGTGCGGAAAACAGACGCGTTGAAGTTTGGTTGAGCGGGGAAGATCGGCGAAACCTCACGAAAACGGACCTCTCAGGAAACTCGTCAGGCTATACAAACCATTGGAAATCATTGATTGAACAAGGGAAAAGCCAAAAAGAGCAACATTTTAACTCCACTCAAGAACCTAGCCATGCCAATGAGCGAAAACAACCGGCAACGGGGAACCGGCGGCAAATGAAACCTGAATGGTGTTAAATAGACTGATCTGAAAGGGATAAAGAATAAAGCAGGGTGCAACTACATTTTACACGCTGGATTCTTACCCTGAAACCTTCTTCTGCAAATTTTGAAGGATCATTGAAAAAGGCACAAATATCACCATCAGGTCATCCTCGGCAGGAAGCTGGCTGGCATTGGTTTTTGAATTTATCTTCAGGCGTATCTTATTTACCTGACTCAGTTTAAGGGTCTCTGGATACCAAAAATCCATGTGGTGAATGAGGTTGGGAGTATTTGCTGACTACTGATGATTGACCATAAGCTGGTATTGAATTCAATTTTATTTTTTATACTCATCCTTAACCAACTACAACCACTTATGTCAGGAACAATTCCTTTGTGGTGGATGAAAAAAGACTTGCCATCTAATACCAGGTAATTTAAGCTGCCTTCATGATTCGAGTTGAAAAACATCACATCAAACCTGATTCCCCATTCTTTGCCGAAGCGGATGATCTCTGTTTTCGGTCAAAGAACCTCTACAACCTGGCGCTGTACGAACAGCGACAACGGTTTTTTGAGGTGGGGACAGTGTTTTCATATGAACAACTCGATGTCCGATTGAAAGCCAGCGATGCGTACCGGGGATTGCCGGCCAAGGTCAGTCAACAAGTTTTGAAACAGGTGTGTCAGGACTGGACCAGTTATTTTGCCGCCGCCGCTGAATATGCCCGCGATCCTGACAAATTTCTGGCTGAACCACAGATCCCGAAGTACAAACCCAAAGCGACAGACCGAAGTGTGGTGATCTACACCATTCAGGCTGTCAGCCGCAAAGTCTTGAAACGGGGTGTGATCCACCCATCCCAAACTAACCTATCCTTTCCAACCCGGATTCCCCGAACCCACATTCAGCAAGTGCGACTGGTGCCGAAACTCAATTCGTATGTGCTGGAAGTGGTCTATGAACTGCCGGATGTGAATCTGGCCACGATAGCTTCAAACTGCCCGGAAGTGAAACCGGTGCTGGTTAACGGTCGCCCGGTCAAGGGTCTCAATGCACGCTACCATCAACACAAAGCCCGACTCCAATCCCAACTGCCCACAGATCAATCAACCTCAAACCAAATCAAAATCCTGACCGCCAAACGCAATCGCCAAATAGAGAATGCCCTGCACCAGAGTTCGCGAATGATCGTCAATCTGTGCCTCACCTATCGGATTGACACGGTGGTGATCGGCAAAAACGACCTCTGGAAACAAAACGTCACCCTTGGAAGTGTGGTCAATCAACAGTTTACGGCGATTCCACACGCCCGACTGATCGAGATGCTCACGTACAAATGCCGGTCGGTCGGGATCAAAGTCGTGACGATTGAGGAAAGTTACACGTCGAAATGTTCTTTCCTGGATGGCGAAGCGGTTGAACAACAAGTCAAGTACGCTGGAAAACGAATTCATCGCGGGTTGTTTCGGACCGGTCGGGGGTTGCTCCTCAACGCCGATGTCAATGCCGCACTCAACCTCATTAAAAAAGCAGTCCCGGATGCCTTCGGACCAGAACCGGAAGCACAAGGCCACGGGATGGCGGATTGGGTAGTCAATCCGGTACGGGTCACCCCGTTTGGAAGAGCCGGTTCAAGCACTTCGAGACGGGAAGCCACGTGCGAACACCAACTGTATAGTTCGGTCAGTCAGGCACGACCTTCAGTCCCGATTCTTGGTCTCGGGACGAAGGTCTGTCAGATTTGATTATATTTTTGGTAACTATAGCGGCGGCAGGTCGGTTCAATCTGAATCTGACACCGCAACAGAGTTGAATGAATTGCAATGACTTTCTTCAAATGAATGTGAACGTAGCTTCTCGACAGTTCCTGCCGCAAATACTCGATCTGCAAGCTCCAAAGTTAAGTTGACCTGACAACGGCATTCCCACTAAGGTGTGCCATCCTTTTGGACAATTTTCCCCAAAAATTTTAATGTTCATTCCCTTCAACAGGAGTTTTTCACATGATTCGGAAAGGTTCAGCTCGCTGGTCAGGTACGGTTAAAGAAGGGGGCGGCACGGTCTCCACCCCAAGCGGAACACTCAACGATACCCCATATTCATTCACCAGCCGGTTTGAAGATGGATCCGGCACCAACCCCGAAGAATTGCTCGCCGCTGCCCACGCCGGGTGCTTCACCATGGCCTTTTCCCTGATGTTGACCATGAAAGGGTTTACACCCGGAACGCTGTCAACCAATGCCACGCTGACGATGGAACGACAGGAAGGCGGGTTTACCATCACCAAAGTTCATTTGGATTTAGTCGGTTCCGTCCCTGGAATTGACGATGAAACCTATCAAGAGCTTGCCGCCCAGGCGAAGGCCAACTGCCCGGTTTCAAAGCTGTTTAACGCGGAAATTACGCTTGCGGCCAAACTGGAAAACTAACCCCGACCTGACACATTCATTTCTGATCCACCAAAACAGGGTGCGGCAGAGGCCGTACCCTGTTTGTCTTCTTCTCTTTTTCAAACATCGGAACTACACTGCCTGACCGTAGGCAACCGGGAATAGTTCACCGGGGGCTGGAATTTTGATCAATCCACTTCCTCCATCACTTCCCCCCCTACTCCACACTCTCATTTCCAGTTCAGGATCTCTTATGGCCGTGGCACTCGACATCATTGGCAAAGTATTGGACAAAAAGTATCTCATTCAAAAGATTTTGGGACAGGGAGGCATGGGCGCTGTGTTTCAGGCCACTCATATCGGGACACGCCGACCCGTCGCACTCAAAATCATCATGCCCAGGTTTATGAATGAGGTTGAATTCATCGAACGATTCAAACGCGAAGCTCGCGCCTCCGGGCAGTTGATCCATCCACACGTGGTCAATGTGACCGATTTTGGCTTTGCGGCGATTGGCGAGGAACAGGTGGCCTATCTGGTCATGGAATACCTCAACGGACAGACCCTGGCCGAATTAATGGCCGATCATCCAAAGCTTCCGGTCAAAACCACGGTTGAAATCGTGGAGCAGGTATGTTTGGCCATTCAAGTTGCCCATCAACAAGGGATTGTCCATCGCGATTTAAAACCTGAAAATATCTTTCTTCAGGATAATGGTCGAGGTGGCTTTCTGGTCAAGGTGCTTGATTTTGGGATTGCCAAGCTCAATGAACGAGAATCGGCGAGTTCATCCGAACCTGATCCGCATACGCTGGAAACCATTTCCCTGGCAGATAAAGCCCTGGCCAGGGAAATGATTGAAAAAATGAGCCAACAAACGGAAGTGCTGGTTGGCCAGGTTGAAACGGCGACCCCGTACTTGATGGAAATGACCCAGTATCGAGGCAGTTTGGCACCAAATGAAACCCTGATGCGTGGAGCGGACAATCCGCTTCAAAGCGAAGTACAGCAGACCGGGCAATTTGCTTCTCCAGAGACCTCGGCGCCCGCCGAACCGACTTTGGTGCGGGTTTCGGGTCAGAATAAAGGCCCGGCCCTCCCCGGAACCGGGCAAATCCGCAACCAGGCAGGTCCGGGGCTATCCCAGGCGCCTTCAGCTTCCGGAAATACGGTTGATCTTTCCAGCAAAATCTTTACTCCTCACCAGTCGGTGACTGAACAAACACTCAACCTCTCAACGGAAGCGCCCATTCAAGAGCCGACCACCCTCAAATTTCCCGAATCTGATGCCATCGAAATCGGCTCAGTTGATACACCTTCCCGGCATGTTGGTTCAACGCCCTTGCCGGCGGTGCCACAATCAGTTGTGATTCAAAAAGAAACCGAACTTGTTACTTTTGCTGGGACCGTACTGGGGACGCCGATGTATATGTCACCGGAACAATGTCGAGGAATCGCCATTGATCATCGCTCTGACCTCTATAGCCTCGGTGTCATTGTGTATCGAATGCTCACCGGCGAACCTCCATTTACCGGGAATTTTTCCTATTTAATGAAGCAACATATTGACGATGAGCCACC is part of the Acidobacteriota bacterium genome and harbors:
- a CDS encoding S9 family peptidase, translated to MTSCELSVFQFGIKHIFTHVNRTYSLLICPIIVIGIFLTNTPAAVAQLPKLIPHTVLFGNPEKTSPLVSPDGKKLAYLAPNEKGVNNLWVRTLGQPDDHTVTDLSRSPSYGRFLWQPDSEHLIYFADQNGNEVTHLFQVHLQTKVIRDLTPFPGVVAELIATSVDFPDQILVAMNLRDPAVHDAYRINLKTGAVTLDTQNPGDIDGLYGWKVDQRFRIRAAIALLPDGGTEIRVRNHPKAPWRTLQKWAAEDTNLFVTGVVGFTPDNQAVWVTSSVGVNAARLLKVDLMTGKSTVVVEDNQFDVPLFGNRGDSILLHPRKHTLEAVLILRERADWKVLDPSLKVDFETLKTVRDGDFEIVNRDLNNRIWVVSYDLSDGPTTYYTYDRVAKQAQLLFTDRPALEQYQLAKMQPISFQARDGMKIYGYLTLPTGVPSKNLPMMVFVHGGPWIRDSWGFDPTVQWMANRGYAVLQVNYRGSSGYGKAYLNTGNREWGAKMNTDLIDGKNWVVSQGMANPKKVGIYGYSYGGYAVLAALAFTPDEFACGIDQYGISELIEMIKFDPAYTQSFRPFYDQRMGNIDTEPEFLKSRSPLYKADQIKVPLLIAQGTNDVRVTQLQSDLIAEAMRKNGKPVEYLLFAGEGHGGWRPESRLKFIAAAEQFLAKYLGGRTQPKPTENSHSGAAFYERIAAKLSANPELEKQLGKPAPEMDQLKWLIGTWEITTRVFATQTTSERTEQGQGTVTPFMDGTWLSLADSYGPNGPDDQGFMSYDPFTKKWISLAIDKSGIVMVTMADGWKDNRLIFCAPPVEILGVSVQLRQILEKRSETEYRILNEEQLPNGEWVPVDEYIYRKK
- a CDS encoding CHASE domain-containing protein; this encodes MRFRRSSPLNQTSTRLFSAPGLPGWGALILVCLLISFGWLTISQTSKSARLAQFSRDAGWTQRLLNNQLLVHEHLLNGASAFVGSSTSVTRLEWKNYTDELELLERFSGISGLGWIQMVPDRELVSFTEQTKAEGAPFFKVTPPTSQDPHYVLTYLEPISTNFSLIGFDLASHPTCRSAVEQARDTGQFTISPQVEIHQSPTAERKIFLLLPVYRRQSLLVTVEDRRRALVGWVCAPLNMKEFGQSIVPGVQNPVEFAIYEENEGGSESLLFSTLSGPGLTESHRSKEVIQNVMLIAGRRWLVRVWPAATVPSATEKVYQGVFIFGGVGISLLLFIIFWLLATSRQQAIELAESMTSELQKLSSLQKAILDSANYSIISTDTQGVIQTFNSAAEKMLQYSADEVVGKMTPVLIHDPDEIEQRARQLSAELGRQVQPGFGVLVEKAKQGIPDENEWTYIRKDGSRFPALLSATALRDQAGNITGYLGVGSDITGRQQAVETLKREQGQFQALIVNAPVAIAMFDTNMRFLAFSRKWVIETRFDETTLMGKCVYDVFPSMPEEWKTFHQRALAGESLSDPEYLFVDHHGKKSYLRWALDPWYRAEGEVGGVILVFDRIDELIEAREEAFAATRAKSSFLASMSHEIRTPMNGVIGMTGLLLDTELNPEQREYTETIRKSGEALLTIINDILDFSKIESGKLSLEIIDFDLETAIEDVLDLVAENAYAKGLECSYLIESDVPTALRGDPGRLRQILINLIGNAIKFTSSGSVKVVVSKVEDPLPTAPSKLTTRLRFEVMDTGIGISPEVQANLFQVFTQAESSTFRKFGGTGLGLAISKQLVEMMEGSIGLKSELGKGSTFFFTAQFSVQTESSGGYSKFELADSGQTYLKATSVRDYTTTPVLSEQRLRVLVAEDSAVNQRVAVKMLEKLGCRADVVANGLEAVNALKLLPYDLVFMDCQMPEMDGFEATSEIRKWELSESTFPDPIPIIAMTANAMQGDREQCLAAGMDDYVAKPVRFESLEAVVQSWRERIRKAMPAAPPTIKVQLIDGDQPSLDYKVLADLRELSDEGENFLDEVIETFQINATPQIQTLRDSIANQNHDDAERAAHRLKGSCGIVGAKRLSVIAGEIERNAREGQLDRTPRSLELLLDEYQRVCSLLEEEKLKS
- the tnpB gene encoding IS200/IS605 family element transposase accessory protein TnpB, whose product is MIRVEKHHIKPDSPFFAEADDLCFRSKNLYNLALYEQRQRFFEVGTVFSYEQLDVRLKASDAYRGLPAKVSQQVLKQVCQDWTSYFAAAAEYARDPDKFLAEPQIPKYKPKATDRSVVIYTIQAVSRKVLKRGVIHPSQTNLSFPTRIPRTHIQQVRLVPKLNSYVLEVVYELPDVNLATIASNCPEVKPVLVNGRPVKGLNARYHQHKARLQSQLPTDQSTSNQIKILTAKRNRQIENALHQSSRMIVNLCLTYRIDTVVIGKNDLWKQNVTLGSVVNQQFTAIPHARLIEMLTYKCRSVGIKVVTIEESYTSKCSFLDGEAVEQQVKYAGKRIHRGLFRTGRGLLLNADVNAALNLIKKAVPDAFGPEPEAQGHGMADWVVNPVRVTPFGRAGSSTSRREATCEHQLYSSVSQARPSVPILGLGTKVCQI
- a CDS encoding OsmC family protein is translated as MIRKGSARWSGTVKEGGGTVSTPSGTLNDTPYSFTSRFEDGSGTNPEELLAAAHAGCFTMAFSLMLTMKGFTPGTLSTNATLTMERQEGGFTITKVHLDLVGSVPGIDDETYQELAAQAKANCPVSKLFNAEITLAAKLEN